The genomic interval agttctttttaaaatttttatattattaaaagatattaaaaatcacattaaatatataataaaaaattttatatttttttatatgttatattttgaatttttcaaaacgtctataaattattagaaatttgaagatcaccactcttaaaattttgtgatcaatagattattttttttgtcataataagttacaaatgatcataaaattgtattaatatgaacttttattcaatattataagaagatacacatgattttaaaaccatatgagtaaaaaatatcatttaataataaaacatatatatatatatatagattaaactatataccataagattacataaatattttaatattaaaactttcaatgaattttcaaaaacatttataaattataaacttattaaagatttcacattgaaaattttgttatcgatgatttaaatattcagttataaaacgatatgaatgatcatagaagtgtatgattataaattctcattgaataaatgactatataaaatatactattcttaaaaaaaataggttggtccatcttaacttacattatatttttattaaactaactatcgaatattcaaattgataaataatctaccaaatattgtttttgcactttccttaattagaagctacaaaattacctaatatgattaacgtatatatgaaaattaattattatgaataataaatatttgataacaattttggtatcttagttctttttttaattttatattattaaaagatattaaaaaaatcacattaaatatataataaaaacatttatattttttcttatatgttatattttgaatttttcaaaacgtctatatattattaaaaatttgaagattctcactctgaaaattttgtgatcaatatattttttttttgttacaataagttacaaatgatcataaaatataacgcatatgaatttttatttaataaatattcaaactaaataatatatatatatatactaatgatttaaagcaacaagatttgctgatcaatttagttgtccagttgaaatctttcaaaagtatgtgaaagattaaagtcaaagtaaatatggatttagaatagtagttatattttactaaccaaaataccgaaaaaaaccgaaccgaatcgaaaccaacccgatatctggattgaacacccctaatccaaatgaagccaaactattgtttcattctccaaaatataataaaaataataacttaattccgcgcaaggcgcgggtcttatcctagtaacaTAATATTAGGAGAGTTATAGACTCTTAGATAGTTATGATTTAAATGATAAcataacttttatatataaaaaatatttaataatgagAACCGGAATCAGTTATGCTGTTGAGTTTGGTTGTGACTTGTGAGACAGTCTTCTCAGCTTCTTTTCGTTAGACATAATTGTCTATtcacaaaagaaaaagtttgTTGATTTTCAGTTACAATCCAaactgtaattaaaaaaaaataatttttttttgtttattcatcTGAATCTCATAgatgcatttgtttttttttctgattgcAAGTTTTTAATAGtcatttttattatgtaaaagctaaaatgcataataaacattttttttgtaatagggCCCGTTTATAACAGGACCGGCTCTGGAGATAGCATGCGGCGAGATGGATGATTTACCCTTATACAAACCGTTTTTTaaggtctttttttttcttttaacagcAGCCTTTTGTTCATTCTCTTGCAAAATGACCCAACTTTTGTTCATTCTCTTGCAAAATGACCCAACTCTCCATAGATGTAGTAGCTCCCACCTCCTCTGATGCGGTCCCTCTTCAGAGCCAAAGAGATTGTAAAATAAACTCAAGAGCAATTGTTAGGCAAATGAAATATGCCTTATATTTCTTTTAGCTTTTCTTTTTAAGTGAATCAAACCGAACGTGAGTTCCTACATCACATGAAACAAATGGAAATGTGGGAAACCGGAAAGTGCACATGGTTTACTCTGATCCTACAAACTAAAACAGATCGGACCAAGTTTATTTGCAAATACTGGACTGAAAGAAATAAGGAAATATAAAGATACTCAATCCTAACTTCGGATTGGGTTGTCTCTCCCTTGTCGACACTTCTTCCTACCATAGTCAACGTCTTGTATCCCATCAATACCCTTCTCCTCTAGATGAAACTTGTCCTCAAGTTTCACTGTAAACTCTGGAAAGCTAGCTGATATCTGATCATATTCCCCCCAAGTTGCATCATCTTCGTGTATTCTTTTCCACTTGATCAACAAGTTAGCTACCTTATCGTTGCTTGTCCCTGCTTTGTTAGTCCATCGAACTTGTAACACTTGCTCAGCTTGAAGCTTCAATGTTCCATTGTTACGTAGGGGAAGCAACACGCCAATGTTCGGGGTACCATCACCAATCCAAGGCTTCAACAAAGATACATGAAAAAGTGAGTGAATCTTTGTACCTTGTGGAAGAGTAAGTTGATACGCTACTTCAGCGATACGAGCTTCAATTTGGAAAGGTCCAATGAAACGATGAGACAGCTTTTGTGAACTCCTGAAAAATAAAGTCTTCTGGCAGTACAATTGAATGCGAAGCAGGACCCAATCACCAACTGCAAACTATACGTCACGTTTTTTAGAGTTTGCTAGCTGCTTCATGCGGTTATTAGCATGACCAAGTGTTGTTTCAGCTCTGACAATAGCTCATCTCTAGACGCCATTTGTTCATCCAATTATGGTAGAGGCAATCTCATAAGCTGGAATAGGTGGTGGTGTGCGTCCATAGACTGCTTGGAATGGTGTCATGCCCGTTGATGAGTGAAATGTCGTATTGTACCAATATTCAGCCCAAGGAATAAAATCACTCCACTGGTTTGGATGGTGATTAACGAAACATCTCAAGAACTGCTCAATGCATCGATTGACGACCTCAGTTTGGCTGTCGGATTGTGGATGGTAAGCTGTTGACATCCTCAGTTGTGTTCCTGAAATCTTCTAAAACAGACTGATAAAGATAGGATCTATGTCACTTACAATAGAACGTGGGATTCCATggagtttcaaaatgttatccACAAACTTATTTGCCACTGTCCGAGCTGTATATGGGTGAGAGAGTGGAATCAAATGTGCCGAATTTGTAAGTCGATCAACAACCACCATCAAAGTTGTGTTCTCATCAGAGCGTTTAAGTCCATCTATGAAGTCTAGGAGACATCTTCCCAGACTTGATTGGGTATAGGAACGTGCTGTAACAACCCAACTGGTGAAAGAGATGAGTATTTGGCTTTCTGACATACCTCACAAATCGTACTGCTTGGTGAATTGCCCGCCAGTAATATTGTTCAGCCAATCTATTGTAAGTACGCAGGACTCCGGAGTGACCTCCCATAGATGTGTCGTGGTGCTCATGTAGGAGTTGAGCTGTTAGTGTTGACTGTGGTGGAATAACTACCTGATTATGATAACAGAGGAGATCATTTCTCCATTCGTACGGTTTCCATGGGTTTGTTGTGACGAGCTGTCCAATACGTTGCAAGTACATAACATCGTTATATAGAGCCTTGATGTCACTCCAAATAGTTGAAGGTTGAACAAAAGTAGCGTCAAGTGTAGGGCTCCCATGAACACGAGACAAAGTATCAGCAGCAGAATTAGTGTGGCCTGGTTTGTATGTGATTTCATAATCGTAACCCACCAAATTTCCCATCACTTCTTCTGCTCTGGTGTGAGTACTCATTGTTCCAGTTGGTAACGCAGACTGCGTTGGTCAGTTTGAATGATATATCATCGACCTAGAATGTAAGGCCTCCATGTCCTGATTGCAATCACAATGGCAAGCATTCCACGAGCATAGGTATACCATGATTGTTTGGATAGTCCCATCATGCAGCTCATGAAAGCAATAGGGCAATCATTCTGAGACAATACGGCTCTAATCCCATCACCGGAAGCGTCGGTTTGAATGATGATTGGCAAGGAAAATATGGTAACACCAAGGTTTTTTTTGTGGTGAGTGCCTGTTTGAGTGCCACAAATGTTGTGTATGCTTCCTTGCCCATGTGAATTTCCTTTTTCGTAAGAGGTTTGTTAAATGTCTTGCAATAATTCCATAATCTTTGACGAACTTGCGGTAGTAGCCAGTGAGGCCAATAAATCCTTGCAACTTTGTTATTGTGGTAGGTGTGGGCCAGGCCAACATTGCAGAGATTTTGGACCTATCGACCTTGAATCCTTCTCCACAGACAATATGACCTAAGTACTCTAGCTCTTTCTTACCAAACTCACACTTTTGTACTTAACCACCAATTGATCTTGTCGTAATAACTCAAACACAGCTCGTACGTGTTGAACATGCTCCTGGAGTTAGAGCTGTAGATgagaatatcattaaaattaaaccAAGAAAGACTTACGTAGCAATCGTCGGAAAACTAAGTTCATCACATCCTGAAAAGTAGATGGAGCGTTGCATAATCCAAAGGCATCACCAAGTATTTGTAGTGGCCATTGTGTGTTCAAAACAATGCATTTTTGCCCTTAAGCATGCATGCATTTTTGTGTATCTTCTAATCGAAAACATTTCAGAATTCCTAACCTTCGTAGCTCTAACATACATTCAGAACCGTCTTCCGCTCCTCGACATCTAACCGCATATCGAGATGTATCAGAGTTAAAGACAACAATCCCAATGCAGTTCTTTGTTGATGCTATATCAATTAAATCTTTCACAACTTCTTTATTTGAAAATTCTTGACCCATCTCAATACCCATCCCATCTTCCCATTCCTCCATTGGTCGAACTTCTTCAACAACAACCGGAAGATCAACATATCTAGCACGACTACACACATGGCTAACTATCTTCTCCACGTTCTCCGCTTTCTCCAAATGCTGCACGTTTTCTCCACCAAAACCCACATCTCCTTCATTTCGAATTACAACATTTTCCACTGCCTCTTGCACCTCCCAATGTTGTTTTGCTTCTTCGATGCCATTATATAAAATGACTGCACCAGGATTGCCTTCAACTTTGGGTATTCCACTTGAAAATGCTCACTAAAATTCCCGCCAAATGAACTTGATTTATCAGTTCTAGAAAGTTGCTCAATTATGGGAACTTTCTTCCTCTACATGCAGAATACTTCTTCTTTGGTCTTTATACACTGatgttagataaaaaaaaacatatcttcATTATCTAAGATCTATGATTGCCTCTTAGGTTTCACTACTAAAGGAATGTAACTCAAATTCAGCCTCTTCCTAGCTCGATCTATGGTCATCTTCCTGCATACCCTATCCACTAGGGCCGAGTAAGTGATCTCTTCCTTCGAAGATGTCCTAAAAGATAAGGCATGCAATCGACCGTCGCTCGGAGTCCATTCATAATCATCTCCTATCTTTGTATAGTATCCTTCATAATCAAAGTGTATGCTCGTTGAATAAGAATCCATCATCTCCTATacaaattaaaatgataaactTAAGTTATACCAAGTTATACATTTTAAACTCTTAGGTTATACTAAGTTTTACATTTTCACCAATAAAGTTTTGCCAAGTTATACcatattttatacttttacaaacaaaattatTCTAAGTCATACAGTTTTACCAATAAGGTTAGACAAAGTTATACAGTTTTACGGTTACAATTTTACTTATTTCTATAAGTTGTACGCTTATTATTGTGCAAAGTTATACTAAGTTTCACTAGTTCAACTCACACCAAAACATCTTCTATTCAACCAATTTTTGATGGATCCACTAGATGTTGTTCCcaaattttcaattaaaaaataatatgaaatagATGGAAAAAATGGAAACTGATTTCAACTCCAATTAACAAACCCAATATCCGTCATCGGTTGTAATTACAAGTGAGATTCATATGGATTTGGGCTACTAAACAATAACACAAGGAATACTTAAATTTGAAGGTTACACTTCTGATTCTTTGCTAGTGGCTTGCCAGTGGCTTCAATGTGCTTCTCGTTTTAATCCAATTTCAAACAATGGACTTTGCGAGTTCATCGGTATTTACAGAGTTCGAATTCCGCATCCGTCCCTGTGTCGTCTTTTCTATTCGATTTGAATCCCCAGAGAGAGTGAGTCTAATTAGAAAGCGGATCCACATGTGACGAATGATCGGTTGAAATTGAATCAGTTAAGTGGGAGTATTTTTGACTTTAACTATTACACTTGAGAGTATCCAAGTTAATGAAGAATACACTAGACTTATTAGGAgtatgacaattttttttttttgttcaggagcctatatgatattttagtttttataataaattattttgagaAGTccaaaaaacctaaaaaaaattataatatggtCAGACCGGACTTTAAAATATACAGATAACAGATCTAAAATATTTTCGGgctaaaccaaatcaaactcaaATATTTACGAGTTTTGTAGGTTTTTCGTTGGGCCGGATTATCTCAGTTGACACAAGGtacatattttatttctatGGGCTTAAGAAAAAAGCCCGTAAGTTTTTTTCTCGTGGATTCAAAGTCAAATGGGATGAAGGCGCAACTGCTTGCAACTTGCAAGTCACAAGAATACAAAGTAGGGTCAGTTATCTCATAAGTGAATTGAtgcattatttatttattttaaaagatcttcttttcttttgtctccGACACCAAAACAAAGAGTTGTTGGACTCGTTTACAATCACACATtgcctcttttttttgtttgagcaACCACAATCACACATTGCCTTATTATCAATTTTCCACCTTTTTTTGCATTTCTCATAATACTTTGCTTCTCGTATTAGTTGGGGGAGGGGGGCAATTGTTGGACCAATTAAAAcccggttttccggcttctgcagcaataaataacaatcaatcaatcactGGCTGGTTTCAATTTGGAGAACCGGTTTACATACCAATTGGTAAACCGAATGCTTACAAGTTGCAAGTAATTAAAcattgagaatgagagttggtTGGTGATCAGTTAGACGCCTGAGAAGCTTTCAAGCcaaagcagaggaagaagaaagaaagtatGCAGATTCAGTGCAAAACCCTAACTTTCACTTTTTCCCCTATTTCTTCTAACCATAAGCTGCCATTCCCATCTCCAATCAATTTAAGGGCATGTAAGCCTCCATTCCCGAGTTTCAGGAGCTCTGTTAAGTCTCACAAGTTTATAAGAAACTGTTCAAGTCCTAATCAGGAGCTTGTTGTTGATGGAGTCAACGGAAATGGCTCGATTTCACGGGACACGGAGGAGGTGACTGAGCTTGTACAAGAGGCGGCTGAGGTGGAAGTAGAAGAAGtgaagaagatagatgatttaGCGGATCAGAGTATTTGGGGACAGATGAAAGAGATAGTCATGTTTACGGGACCTGCTGCTGGACTGTGGATATGCGGTCCCTTGATGAGTCTCATTGACACCGCCGTCATTGGTCAAGGAAGCTCTGTCGAACTCGCCGCTTTAGGTGATGTCTTTAGACTCTGAACATTTGATTTCATACTATATCTCAGATTTGTTACACTCTACTCCCAACTGAGAATATGCGACTGCCTTCTTCCTACTACTATAATGTTATACTCTCTGGTTCAAGTAATAGTAATCTAAATTTCATTATGGATGAAACAGGTCCTGCAACCGTCGTCTGTGATTATTTGTCTTATACTTTCATGTTCCTCTCAGTTGCCACTTCAAATCTTGTTGCCACCTCTCTTGCTCGCGGGGTCAGTTTATTAGAATTGAATATTCAGgagatatgtttattttttcccGTTATGTATCACATTTATTAGCAACTTCCTAATAGAATAGTGGTTATATGCAGGATAAAGATGAGGTACAACATCAGATATCCATCTTGCTTTTCATCGGTTTGGCTTGTGGAGTCGTGATGATGGCGTTTACAAGACTATTTGGTTCCGGGGTACTAGCTggtaacaataaatattttatttgtaagcTGAACAGTAACAAGTTTGTGAATAGTACTAAATCAACAGTCCGTTGACGATTTAGTCTTCTTTCAGCTTTTACAGGTGCAAAGAATGCTGAGATTGTCCCGGCGGCAAATACATATGTTCAGGTTTGTTCTCTTATGTTGtaaattttcagattttaatGTTGTGTGGTTTTGGTTAGTCTGGTGGCTCTATGACTATAGAAAAATAGTATGTTTGGTCCATGTGCGTATAAACATATGTTTGATAGCCTTGAGTGTTGTTAATTCTTGAGGAaaacttgaattttaagtgACTTTCCTCTTTCTTCCTTTGAAGTGacgattgtttttattttctttcattcTCAGATTCGTGGTTTAGCATGGCCAGCTGTCCTCATTGGATGGGTTGCTCAAAGTGCAAGGTCCCCTTATACCTCATTTTCATCTCCACATTGCATTTTTGCACGTCCAAAGTTTCAGCATTGTCGCACACTTCTGACTGTGGGGCCTTAAAAGTACCCAGAGGAGATTATATCTCACTGTTACGTTCTCAATCCTTTGTCTCAGCCTTGGTATGAAAGACTCATGGGGACCTTTAAAGGCACTGGCAGTTGCTAGTGCAATAAACGGTGCTGGCGATCTAGTCTTATGCACCTTTCTAGGATACGGTATAGCAGGTGCAGCTTGGGCAACTATGGTGTCTCAAGTAAGCTGAAATCTATAACAGATTCCATTCAAAGTTAAACAATATGGTTTTTAATTCGAGATGTTATAGGTTGTTGCAGCTTATATGATGATGGACGCATTGAATAAGAAAGGATACAACGCTTTCTCACTCTGTGTTCCTTCTCCAAGTGAACTCTTTACCATCATTGGGCTGGCTGCCCCAGTCTTTATGACTATGATGTCAAAGGTTACTACTTCATTTGACATTCAGTTGCAACAAGGTTGTTTTATACGTAGATAATATTTGTGTGTTTCCTCCCtttaggttttgttttattCGCTCCTTGTGTACTTTGCTACATCAATGGGAACAAGCGTGATAGCTGCTCATCAGGTGATATATCTTTGTATATATTCAACACTAACCATGTCTCCTTCTTTGAGTTTGTTCTATAACATTTCTTCGGCTCTTTTGGTCTCTCTAGGTTATGCTTCAGACATATAACATTTGTACAATTTTGGGGGAGCCTCTCTCTCAAACTGCACAGTCCTTTATGCCTGAGTTGTTATTCGGAATCAATCGCAATTTGCCTAAAGTAAGCCCGTTGTTGGTGAAAATATACTCAGCTGAGGATACCATtggtacatcttcttcttgcttTTACCTCTAAAAGCATCTCTGTTTTGCGCTGTTGTCTGTAGGCCAGAATGCTTCTGAAGTCACTCGTTATCATTGGTGCTACACTTGGAATAGTAGTAGGAACCATTGGCACAGCAATTCCGTGGCTGTTCCCTACCATCTTCACACACGACAAGGTCGTCACATTGGAGGTATtgtcttttccttttcctttatattttttcattgtgTCAGGGCAACGCATTTTCAAGAACGACAAGTTTCGAAATACATATTGTGACAGATGCACAAGGTCATAATACCATATTTTCTTGCTTTATCCATCACTCCGAGTACTCTCAGTCTAGAAGGCACCTTACTGGTAAGTAAGTTTGGATTTTTGTGTCTCATAGTCTAAACCCTGATCCAAAATAGCTGACACTGTTGTTGTAAAATGGAGGCTGGAAGAGATCTTAGATATATCAGCTTGTCAACTGCTGGATGCTTGGCCGTTGCTGGGCTTTTACTTATGGTAATCACTCACTCTTAGCCTCAATCTCCTGAATTCCAAAATAGATTTCTGTCTGtaactctctctcttcttttttgcATTGTTTACAATTGACTAAAAGCTTCTGAGCAATGGAGGATTTGGTTTGAGAGGCTGCTGGTTCGCTCTCGTGGGATTTCAATGGGTAAAATGTTTTTGCTACACCTTTACTAAGCCATATAACCCACACACAGCTTTTGCTCTCCTAACATGAATTATTACAGGCTCGATTTTCTCTAGCCCTTGTACGTCTTCTATCGCGAGACGGTGTACTTTACTCGGAAGATACAAGCAGATATGCAGAGAAAGTGAAAGCTGCTTAGCTCAGAACGTCACCATCTACATCACAATAAAATTCTTAAAGGGAATAGAAAACAGCTTTGTAGATCAATGAAACTATGTTTGATATTGTATTCTTGAAGAACAGAATAATGGGAAAGTCTTGCCATAAATGGCCCTGTTTGCAGCCATGTCCGATCTCCTCTTCTGCTGCTTGAGATTTATGAGTgtttatttgataaataatatGTTTTCCTTAGACGAACCAAGTAGCAtgtttggtctagtggtatgattcttGCTACGGGTGCGAGAGTTCCGTAGATCCGTAGCTACATGTATTGCAACGTTTAATACGGCACACATTTTGTAACACAAGACAAGAACTGCAGGAAAAGTTTGTACGCTAACGAAACAGCTTCATAGGCTGCTGAAAATTTATTCATGTATCGGCTTAATCCTATAACAGAGCCCAACGATTAGTAACATAAACACATGGATTGCAATATAGTATCAATTTCAAATTGAaacataactattaaaaaattggTAAAAATCACTTGAAATACAAACTCTTCATCCACTTCAACCTTTCAAAGTAGCAACGGTTGCTCGGTACTCTGCTTTTACAGAAGAACATGATACTACCTCTTGCTTCTTTGATCTCAATGACATAGAAGAGTTGTCCAACTATATCAACCAtccattttaaaatcttttttgaTTAGACATCCAGCTCAGTCCGAAACAAAATACCATTTAAACTTTCAAGAGAATTTCCTCTTCTAATAATACTCTCCGATTAATCATCTTTTACTCCAATAACAATCTCTATAAAGCTGGcgaaagtaaaaagaaaaaagaaacagcaATATCCAATTCCGGGTTCTCTCGGTTTTTCTGGCGAAGGTGATTGGAGTTTTCAAGACATTGCCTTTGAAGAACCTCCGGTGTCTTGTTTCATGTCGGATTCGTTACGCAAGTTGCTTCCTCTGGTGTATGGCTTCTTATCACCCTTTCAAACACAGAAATAGAGAGAGATTCACTGTTTTATACTTTGGCTCTAAAGAAACAAAGCACCAATATTTAATCTAAACGCATTGagcttttcttttatgtttaagTTACCAACCCTTTTGTTTTTGCCCACCTGGAAGATCGTCCCAAGTTTCCTCAGTCCCGTGGCTCGACCTCGAAGAACATCTTTTGAAACACTTGGGTCTTTAAGCACCTGCGAGAGAAGCAAGATTGTCAACAATGttatttattactaaaaaaaaaaagatggttgTGTAATGTAAGATGACTTGCAGATTGGCAGACATGAGACAGAGTGGATTCGATGTCGAGAACATTGATTTGCCAAAGAGACTGAAGCAAAGCATCCATTTTAGCTTCAATGGCTTTCTGAATATGCTCCTCTCTGTTATCACCTTGGTGTTCATTCAACTTGTTCACCTCACCCTGCAACTGAAGCAAAGAAACAGTACCAGAAGCAGCCATGACTTGAGATTTCATATGGTGGCTTTTGTCTCGCACCCATTCCGCTAAGAAGGGCACTTTCATATATCGTTTGTCTTTCCCCATTTCTTTAGCCGCTTTTCTTGTGTAAATGTAGCCTATTGTATGCATCATTGCCTCCCCAAAACCTGAAGAGTCAAAGCTAGATCATGGACCATCTACATAAACATTTTGTTCCATAGATCTAATCAtctaatgcaaaaaaaaaagaaagaaaggtttTTGTACCGGCAGAAGAAAGACGCTTTGCCTCTTCGTTTGCCCATTCCATAAATTCATGAGTTCGTCCTTCCACAAACGGCTCGAGTTTGTTTTTCAACGTTGCAGCGAGCTTGTCTTCCCTCTCCTTCTGCAAAGCCTGCACCCAGTTCCCATACACAATacatgaaaggaaaaaaaaaacatatcactGAGTTGTTAataaagaagaaaggaaaaacaaTGTACTTTGATCTTGTCTTGAAGAATTTGTTTTCTGATATCAGGCTCATATGATTCTAAGTCAGCTTCGATTGATGCCAAATAAGCAAGTGCAAGCTGCCCAACATATTCTTCAAAGACTTCGCTTCCGAAAAGCATACCAAATACAGCTGCAGGATCTACCATTGCATCcctgaaaagaaaacaaaattgaacCACCTTCAGTTCATAACATTCTTAACTTAAAGGgtattagataaaaaaaaaaaaaaaaggaaagagacaCCAACTTACTGTTGGACACCTTCTTTGCCATATTTGTCATAAGCTGCTCGCTTTTCCGGATTGCTCAAAACCTGATAAGCCTCGCCTAATACCTTTCATTTACAAAAGGATACGACATTACAGCAACAGAACTTTAGTGTGTAAAATAGTTTGTGAAGGTTCCAGTAAACACAAAAACCCAAGAAAGAGTTGCAatattgtgacaaaaaaaaattgtaatcacCTGAAAGTTTTTAGCAGCTTGAGGATCTCCAGGGTTTTTGTCTGGATGAACTTTTCTTGCCTGAGATAGAGTCAAACCAGATAAAGTTCCAAAACACTGTACACTACAACCGGAGAGATTCCGTGATGATTTGTTGATTACAGAAaagatatatagaaaaaaaaaagggacaTACTTTTAGGTAGTAAGCCTTTTTAATGTCAGCATCTGAAGCATCAGCTTTGACGCATAAGATGTCATAATACTCATTTTCCTTCACCATACCTTCCTTGTGAGACCAAAACATGAAATCAAGCGTGAAGATAAATCAAATGTATGCGgaaatttttatgattttatttttgctaTTTCTTTGTGACGGAGAAAACAACGATCATCGAAATTCAGCATCTTATGAATTAAAACTCAGAATTAGGGATTAATAATCTGGAAAAAAACGAGTCGCTAGATCATCATGCATGCATGCATCTAGAGACATAAGAACACAGAGAGAGGAAACATAAACTTACTGGTCGTGCAGATGTGTCAATGGGAGCACTGTGTCCATATTTAGAGCACCTCTATCCCCATCCCTTAATGCTTTTCTTATGTTaatattggtttaaaaaaaataaaaaagtacatAATTACATAAGAACAGTGTCTTA from Brassica napus cultivar Da-Ae unplaced genomic scaffold, Da-Ae ScsIHWf_2401;HRSCAF=3103, whole genome shotgun sequence carries:
- the LOC125575214 gene encoding chaperone protein dnaJ 10-like isoform X3; its protein translation is MFWSHKEGMVKENEYYDILCVKADASDADIKKAYYLKCFGTLSGLTLSQARKVHPDKNPGDPQAAKNFQVLGEAYQVLSNPEKRAAYDKYGKEGVQQDAMVDPAAVFGMLFGSEVFEEYVGQLALAYLASIEADLESYEPDIRKQILQDKIKALQKEREDKLAATLKNKLEPFVEGRTHEFMEWANEEAKRLSSAGFGEAMMHTIGYIYTRKAAKEMGKDKRYMKVPFLAEWVRDKSHHMKSQVMAASGTVSLLQLQGEVNKLNEHQGDNREEHIQKAIEAKMDALLQSLWQINVLDIESTLSHVCQSVLKDPSVSKDVLRGRATGLRKLGTIFQGDKKPYTRGSNLRNESDMKQDTGGSSKAMS
- the LOC125575214 gene encoding chaperone protein dnaJ 10-like isoform X2, which encodes MFWSHKEGMVKENEYYDILCVKADASDADIKKAYYLKCFGTLSGLTLSQARKVHPDKNPGDPQAAKNFQVLGEAYQVLSNPEKRAAYDKYGKEGVQQDAMVDPAAVFGMLFGSEVFEEYVGQLALAYLASIEADLESYEPDIRKQILQDKIKALQKEREDKLAATLKNKLEPFVEGRTHEFMEWANEEAKRLSSAGFGEAMMHTIGYIYTRKAAKEMGKDKRYMKVPFLAEWVRDKSHHMKSQVMAASGTVSLLQLQGEVNKLNEHQGDNREEHIQKAIEAKMDALLQSLWQINVLDIESTLSHVLKDPSVSKDVLRGRATGLRKLGTIFQVGKNKRGDKKPYTRGSNLRNESDMKQDTGGSSKAMS